A section of the Osmia lignaria lignaria isolate PbOS001 chromosome 16, iyOsmLign1, whole genome shotgun sequence genome encodes:
- the Jasper gene encoding JIL-1 anchoring and stabilizing protein isoform X4: protein MVKLQKKFFAGDKVFAKVRGYPPWPAKVEKVIDPNSKNSKYSVYFYGTGETAVCKVEELYTYTENKAKFGKPLRRKYFHEGLIQLEQELKNDRNKAANLSDLKEAGIVDGTRGGDTGTNIPTVSAADSDLESGSLVIDEEEKKKSMKRKTLSSANNPDTPEVKKRRGKAKSLSASTSDTSKQDTGADSQGEDSPKEVVSRSGRKIKPKRFADFSSSEETDNITEKNEHGRGRPKVKIEDTSDQATPSAVHKKRAALEKKNNLGEGPILEGTVVSSTTSSDTGGRFLLALTFAGEYVGIKLDMDKPKSFESDKAREQWEWSTARNAMKLKAQLESGEILPEQVKDCLDFNIHVPDEEKRLLAKDGALHRKTNKLRWLRIESQLLQLDAQIKSNLGLDRANPDKCLQAMDDMLSLPIDPLMLKKHPHIVETVKRLRRYIGNLADWKLNEEEETIFKQKAEQIRQKAEHIYNKFKAMFTIPEGQSFWQSFSDQVVHFKELTKDMPEEKVYSLISDPACPDAAISEGSPADDSGSQPDTDATIEAKSEVPTRSETPKESEAK, encoded by the exons ATGGTAAAGCTTCAGAAGAAGTTTTTCGCGGGTGACAAAGTATTTGCTAAAGTTCGAGGTTATCCACCGTGGCCAGCCAAA GTTGAAAAAGTGATTGATCCGAATTCGAAGAATTCAAAATACAGTGTTTATTTCTATGGCACAGGAGAAAC TGCTGTATGTAAAGTGGAAGAACTGTATACGTACACAGAGAATAAAGCAAAATTTGGTAAACCCCTCAGAAGAAAGTATTTTCATGAAGGTTTGATACAATTAGAACAAGAGcttaaaaatgatagaaacaaAGCAGCAAATCTCAGTGATCTTAAAG AAGCTGGTATTGTGGATGGAACAAGAGGAGGTGATACTGGGACGAATATACCAACAGTTAGTGCTGCAGACAGTGATCTCGAATCTGGATCCCTAGTTATcgatgaagaagagaaaaagaaatctatGAAAAGGAAAACTCTTTCTTCTGCCAATAACCCT GATACACCTGAGGTAAAGAAACGGCGTGGAAAAGCAAAATCTTTATCCGCATCTACGAGCGACACTTCGAAACAGGACACTGGTGCTGACTCTCAAGGAGAGGATTCGCCGAAAGAAGTTGTTAGCCGTAGCGGACGGAAAATTAAACCTAAACGATTCGCTGATTTTTCAAGTTCAGAGGAAACAGATAACATTACAGAAAAGAATG AACATGGAAGGGGTCGCCCTAAAGTTAAGATCGAAGATACCAGTGACCAAGCAACTCCTAGTGCGGTGCATAAAAAGAGAGCTGCTTTGGAAA aaaaaaataatttaggtGAAGGACCCATATTGGAAGGTACCGTAGTATCCAGTACCACGTCTTCAGACACGGGGGGACGATTCCTATTGGCATTAACATTCGCTGGTGAATATGTTGGAATTAAGTTGGATATGGATAAGCCAAAGTCTTTCGAGAGTGATAAAGCTCGAGAACAGTGGGAATGGTCTACAGCTAGAAATGCTATGAAACTGAAAGCACAATTGGAAAGTGGTGAAATTTTACCAGAACAAGTAAAAGATTGTTTAGATTTCAATATACACGTTCCAGACGAGGAAAAGCGATTGTTAGCGAAAGATGGAGCTCTTCATCGCAAGACAAATAAATTAAG ATGGCTTCGTATAGAATCGCAACTTTTACAGTTGGATGCTCAAATTAAGTCCAATCTTGGATTGGATCGAGCAAATCCGGATAAGTGTTTGCAAGCAATGGATGACATGTTATCGCTACCAATCGATCCTTTGATGTTGAAAAAACATCCACATATCGTGGAAACCGTCAAAAGG TTGCGACGATATATTGGTAATTTAGCTGATTGGAAATTaaacgaggaggaggag ACTATTTTCAAACAAAAAGCAGAACAAATTAGACAAAAGGCTGAGCATATATACAACAAATTCAAG GCTATGTTTACCATACCCGAAGGTCAATCGTTTTGGCAATCATTTTCGGACCAAGTGGTTCATTTCAAAGAATTGACGAAGGATATGCCCGAAGAAAAAGTATATTCTCTAATATCGGACCCTGCATGTCCAG ATGCAGCCATATCAGAGGGTTCGCCTGCGGATGATAGCGGTAGTCAACCAGATACCGATGCAACTATCGAAGCTAAATCAGAAGTGCCTACAAGGAGCGAGACTCCAAAAGAGTCAGAGGCCAAGTAA
- the Jasper gene encoding JIL-1 anchoring and stabilizing protein isoform X2, translated as MVKLQKKFFAGDKVFAKVRGYPPWPAKVEKVIDPNSKNSKYSVYFYGTGETAVCKVEELYTYTENKAKFGKPLRRKYFHEGLIQLEQELKNDRNKAANLSDLKAGIVDGTRGGDTGTNIPTVSAADSDLESGSLVIDEEEKKKSMKRKTLSSANNPDTPEVKKRRGKAKSLSASTSDTSKQDTGADSQGEDSPKEVVSRSGRKIKPKRFADFSSSEETDNITEKNEHGRGRPKVKIEDTSDQATPSAVHKKRAALEKKNNLGEGPILEGTVVSSTTSSDTGGRFLLALTFAGEYVGIKLDMDKPKSFESDKAREQWEWSTARNAMKLKAQLESGEILPEQVKDCLDFNIHVPDEEKRLLAKDGALHRKTNKLRWLRIESQLLQLDAQIKSNLGLDRANPDKCLQAMDDMLSLPIDPLMLKKHPHIVETVKRLRRYIGNLADWKLNEEEETIFKQKAEQIRQKAEHIYNKFKAMFTIPEGQSFWQSFSDQVVHFKELTKDMPEEKVYSLISDPACPENKVTDAAISEGSPADDSGSQPDTDATIEAKSEVPTRSETPKESEAK; from the exons ATGGTAAAGCTTCAGAAGAAGTTTTTCGCGGGTGACAAAGTATTTGCTAAAGTTCGAGGTTATCCACCGTGGCCAGCCAAA GTTGAAAAAGTGATTGATCCGAATTCGAAGAATTCAAAATACAGTGTTTATTTCTATGGCACAGGAGAAAC TGCTGTATGTAAAGTGGAAGAACTGTATACGTACACAGAGAATAAAGCAAAATTTGGTAAACCCCTCAGAAGAAAGTATTTTCATGAAGGTTTGATACAATTAGAACAAGAGcttaaaaatgatagaaacaaAGCAGCAAATCTCAGTGATCTTAAAG CTGGTATTGTGGATGGAACAAGAGGAGGTGATACTGGGACGAATATACCAACAGTTAGTGCTGCAGACAGTGATCTCGAATCTGGATCCCTAGTTATcgatgaagaagagaaaaagaaatctatGAAAAGGAAAACTCTTTCTTCTGCCAATAACCCT GATACACCTGAGGTAAAGAAACGGCGTGGAAAAGCAAAATCTTTATCCGCATCTACGAGCGACACTTCGAAACAGGACACTGGTGCTGACTCTCAAGGAGAGGATTCGCCGAAAGAAGTTGTTAGCCGTAGCGGACGGAAAATTAAACCTAAACGATTCGCTGATTTTTCAAGTTCAGAGGAAACAGATAACATTACAGAAAAGAATG AACATGGAAGGGGTCGCCCTAAAGTTAAGATCGAAGATACCAGTGACCAAGCAACTCCTAGTGCGGTGCATAAAAAGAGAGCTGCTTTGGAAA aaaaaaataatttaggtGAAGGACCCATATTGGAAGGTACCGTAGTATCCAGTACCACGTCTTCAGACACGGGGGGACGATTCCTATTGGCATTAACATTCGCTGGTGAATATGTTGGAATTAAGTTGGATATGGATAAGCCAAAGTCTTTCGAGAGTGATAAAGCTCGAGAACAGTGGGAATGGTCTACAGCTAGAAATGCTATGAAACTGAAAGCACAATTGGAAAGTGGTGAAATTTTACCAGAACAAGTAAAAGATTGTTTAGATTTCAATATACACGTTCCAGACGAGGAAAAGCGATTGTTAGCGAAAGATGGAGCTCTTCATCGCAAGACAAATAAATTAAG ATGGCTTCGTATAGAATCGCAACTTTTACAGTTGGATGCTCAAATTAAGTCCAATCTTGGATTGGATCGAGCAAATCCGGATAAGTGTTTGCAAGCAATGGATGACATGTTATCGCTACCAATCGATCCTTTGATGTTGAAAAAACATCCACATATCGTGGAAACCGTCAAAAGG TTGCGACGATATATTGGTAATTTAGCTGATTGGAAATTaaacgaggaggaggag ACTATTTTCAAACAAAAAGCAGAACAAATTAGACAAAAGGCTGAGCATATATACAACAAATTCAAG GCTATGTTTACCATACCCGAAGGTCAATCGTTTTGGCAATCATTTTCGGACCAAGTGGTTCATTTCAAAGAATTGACGAAGGATATGCCCGAAGAAAAAGTATATTCTCTAATATCGGACCCTGCATGTCCAG AAAACAAAGTTACAGATGCAGCCATATCAGAGGGTTCGCCTGCGGATGATAGCGGTAGTCAACCAGATACCGATGCAACTATCGAAGCTAAATCAGAAGTGCCTACAAGGAGCGAGACTCCAAAAGAGTCAGAGGCCAAGTAA
- the Jasper gene encoding JIL-1 anchoring and stabilizing protein isoform X1 — MVKLQKKFFAGDKVFAKVRGYPPWPAKVEKVIDPNSKNSKYSVYFYGTGETAVCKVEELYTYTENKAKFGKPLRRKYFHEGLIQLEQELKNDRNKAANLSDLKEAGIVDGTRGGDTGTNIPTVSAADSDLESGSLVIDEEEKKKSMKRKTLSSANNPDTPEVKKRRGKAKSLSASTSDTSKQDTGADSQGEDSPKEVVSRSGRKIKPKRFADFSSSEETDNITEKNEHGRGRPKVKIEDTSDQATPSAVHKKRAALEKKNNLGEGPILEGTVVSSTTSSDTGGRFLLALTFAGEYVGIKLDMDKPKSFESDKAREQWEWSTARNAMKLKAQLESGEILPEQVKDCLDFNIHVPDEEKRLLAKDGALHRKTNKLRWLRIESQLLQLDAQIKSNLGLDRANPDKCLQAMDDMLSLPIDPLMLKKHPHIVETVKRLRRYIGNLADWKLNEEEETIFKQKAEQIRQKAEHIYNKFKAMFTIPEGQSFWQSFSDQVVHFKELTKDMPEEKVYSLISDPACPENKVTDAAISEGSPADDSGSQPDTDATIEAKSEVPTRSETPKESEAK; from the exons ATGGTAAAGCTTCAGAAGAAGTTTTTCGCGGGTGACAAAGTATTTGCTAAAGTTCGAGGTTATCCACCGTGGCCAGCCAAA GTTGAAAAAGTGATTGATCCGAATTCGAAGAATTCAAAATACAGTGTTTATTTCTATGGCACAGGAGAAAC TGCTGTATGTAAAGTGGAAGAACTGTATACGTACACAGAGAATAAAGCAAAATTTGGTAAACCCCTCAGAAGAAAGTATTTTCATGAAGGTTTGATACAATTAGAACAAGAGcttaaaaatgatagaaacaaAGCAGCAAATCTCAGTGATCTTAAAG AAGCTGGTATTGTGGATGGAACAAGAGGAGGTGATACTGGGACGAATATACCAACAGTTAGTGCTGCAGACAGTGATCTCGAATCTGGATCCCTAGTTATcgatgaagaagagaaaaagaaatctatGAAAAGGAAAACTCTTTCTTCTGCCAATAACCCT GATACACCTGAGGTAAAGAAACGGCGTGGAAAAGCAAAATCTTTATCCGCATCTACGAGCGACACTTCGAAACAGGACACTGGTGCTGACTCTCAAGGAGAGGATTCGCCGAAAGAAGTTGTTAGCCGTAGCGGACGGAAAATTAAACCTAAACGATTCGCTGATTTTTCAAGTTCAGAGGAAACAGATAACATTACAGAAAAGAATG AACATGGAAGGGGTCGCCCTAAAGTTAAGATCGAAGATACCAGTGACCAAGCAACTCCTAGTGCGGTGCATAAAAAGAGAGCTGCTTTGGAAA aaaaaaataatttaggtGAAGGACCCATATTGGAAGGTACCGTAGTATCCAGTACCACGTCTTCAGACACGGGGGGACGATTCCTATTGGCATTAACATTCGCTGGTGAATATGTTGGAATTAAGTTGGATATGGATAAGCCAAAGTCTTTCGAGAGTGATAAAGCTCGAGAACAGTGGGAATGGTCTACAGCTAGAAATGCTATGAAACTGAAAGCACAATTGGAAAGTGGTGAAATTTTACCAGAACAAGTAAAAGATTGTTTAGATTTCAATATACACGTTCCAGACGAGGAAAAGCGATTGTTAGCGAAAGATGGAGCTCTTCATCGCAAGACAAATAAATTAAG ATGGCTTCGTATAGAATCGCAACTTTTACAGTTGGATGCTCAAATTAAGTCCAATCTTGGATTGGATCGAGCAAATCCGGATAAGTGTTTGCAAGCAATGGATGACATGTTATCGCTACCAATCGATCCTTTGATGTTGAAAAAACATCCACATATCGTGGAAACCGTCAAAAGG TTGCGACGATATATTGGTAATTTAGCTGATTGGAAATTaaacgaggaggaggag ACTATTTTCAAACAAAAAGCAGAACAAATTAGACAAAAGGCTGAGCATATATACAACAAATTCAAG GCTATGTTTACCATACCCGAAGGTCAATCGTTTTGGCAATCATTTTCGGACCAAGTGGTTCATTTCAAAGAATTGACGAAGGATATGCCCGAAGAAAAAGTATATTCTCTAATATCGGACCCTGCATGTCCAG AAAACAAAGTTACAGATGCAGCCATATCAGAGGGTTCGCCTGCGGATGATAGCGGTAGTCAACCAGATACCGATGCAACTATCGAAGCTAAATCAGAAGTGCCTACAAGGAGCGAGACTCCAAAAGAGTCAGAGGCCAAGTAA
- the Jasper gene encoding JIL-1 anchoring and stabilizing protein isoform X3 produces MVKLQKKFFAGDKVFAKVRGYPPWPAKVEKVIDPNSKNSKYSVYFYGTGETAVCKVEELYTYTENKAKFGKPLRRKYFHEGLIQLEQELKNDRNKAANLSDLKEAGIVDGTRGGDTGTNIPTVSAADSDLESGSLVIDEEEKKKSMKRKTLSSANNPDTPEVKKRRGKAKSLSASTSDTSKQDTGADSQGEDSPKEVVSRSGRKIKPKRFADFSSSEETDNITEKNEHGRGRPKVKIEDTSDQATPSAVHKKRAALEKKNNLGEGPILEGTVVSSTTSSDTGGRFLLALTFAGEYVGIKLDMDKPKSFESDKAREQWEWSTARNAMKLKAQLESGEILPEQVKDCLDFNIHVPDEEKRLLAKDGALHRKTNKLRWLRIESQLLQLDAQIKSNLGLDRANPDKCLQAMDDMLSLPIDPLMLKKHPHIVETVKRLRRYIGNLADWKLNEEEETIFKQKAEQIRQKAEHIYNKFKAMFTIPEGQSFWQSFSDQVVHFKELTKDMPEEKVYSLISDPACPVTDAAISEGSPADDSGSQPDTDATIEAKSEVPTRSETPKESEAK; encoded by the exons ATGGTAAAGCTTCAGAAGAAGTTTTTCGCGGGTGACAAAGTATTTGCTAAAGTTCGAGGTTATCCACCGTGGCCAGCCAAA GTTGAAAAAGTGATTGATCCGAATTCGAAGAATTCAAAATACAGTGTTTATTTCTATGGCACAGGAGAAAC TGCTGTATGTAAAGTGGAAGAACTGTATACGTACACAGAGAATAAAGCAAAATTTGGTAAACCCCTCAGAAGAAAGTATTTTCATGAAGGTTTGATACAATTAGAACAAGAGcttaaaaatgatagaaacaaAGCAGCAAATCTCAGTGATCTTAAAG AAGCTGGTATTGTGGATGGAACAAGAGGAGGTGATACTGGGACGAATATACCAACAGTTAGTGCTGCAGACAGTGATCTCGAATCTGGATCCCTAGTTATcgatgaagaagagaaaaagaaatctatGAAAAGGAAAACTCTTTCTTCTGCCAATAACCCT GATACACCTGAGGTAAAGAAACGGCGTGGAAAAGCAAAATCTTTATCCGCATCTACGAGCGACACTTCGAAACAGGACACTGGTGCTGACTCTCAAGGAGAGGATTCGCCGAAAGAAGTTGTTAGCCGTAGCGGACGGAAAATTAAACCTAAACGATTCGCTGATTTTTCAAGTTCAGAGGAAACAGATAACATTACAGAAAAGAATG AACATGGAAGGGGTCGCCCTAAAGTTAAGATCGAAGATACCAGTGACCAAGCAACTCCTAGTGCGGTGCATAAAAAGAGAGCTGCTTTGGAAA aaaaaaataatttaggtGAAGGACCCATATTGGAAGGTACCGTAGTATCCAGTACCACGTCTTCAGACACGGGGGGACGATTCCTATTGGCATTAACATTCGCTGGTGAATATGTTGGAATTAAGTTGGATATGGATAAGCCAAAGTCTTTCGAGAGTGATAAAGCTCGAGAACAGTGGGAATGGTCTACAGCTAGAAATGCTATGAAACTGAAAGCACAATTGGAAAGTGGTGAAATTTTACCAGAACAAGTAAAAGATTGTTTAGATTTCAATATACACGTTCCAGACGAGGAAAAGCGATTGTTAGCGAAAGATGGAGCTCTTCATCGCAAGACAAATAAATTAAG ATGGCTTCGTATAGAATCGCAACTTTTACAGTTGGATGCTCAAATTAAGTCCAATCTTGGATTGGATCGAGCAAATCCGGATAAGTGTTTGCAAGCAATGGATGACATGTTATCGCTACCAATCGATCCTTTGATGTTGAAAAAACATCCACATATCGTGGAAACCGTCAAAAGG TTGCGACGATATATTGGTAATTTAGCTGATTGGAAATTaaacgaggaggaggag ACTATTTTCAAACAAAAAGCAGAACAAATTAGACAAAAGGCTGAGCATATATACAACAAATTCAAG GCTATGTTTACCATACCCGAAGGTCAATCGTTTTGGCAATCATTTTCGGACCAAGTGGTTCATTTCAAAGAATTGACGAAGGATATGCCCGAAGAAAAAGTATATTCTCTAATATCGGACCCTGCATGTCCAG TTACAGATGCAGCCATATCAGAGGGTTCGCCTGCGGATGATAGCGGTAGTCAACCAGATACCGATGCAACTATCGAAGCTAAATCAGAAGTGCCTACAAGGAGCGAGACTCCAAAAGAGTCAGAGGCCAAGTAA
- the Jasper gene encoding JIL-1 anchoring and stabilizing protein isoform X5, giving the protein MVKLQKKFFAGDKVFAKVRGYPPWPAKVEKVIDPNSKNSKYSVYFYGTGETAVCKVEELYTYTENKAKFGKPLRRKYFHEGLIQLEQELKNDRNKAANLSDLKEAGIVDGTRGGDTGTNIPTVSAADSDLESGSLVIDEEEKKKSMKRKTLSSANNPDTPEVKKRRGKAKSLSASTSDTSKQDTGADSQGEDSPKEVVSRSGRKIKPKRFADFSSSEETDNITEKNEHGRGRPKVKIEDTSDQATPSAVHKKRAALESEGPILEGTVVSSTTSSDTGGRFLLALTFAGEYVGIKLDMDKPKSFESDKAREQWEWSTARNAMKLKAQLESGEILPEQVKDCLDFNIHVPDEEKRLLAKDGALHRKTNKLRWLRIESQLLQLDAQIKSNLGLDRANPDKCLQAMDDMLSLPIDPLMLKKHPHIVETVKRLRRYIGNLADWKLNEEEETIFKQKAEQIRQKAEHIYNKFKAMFTIPEGQSFWQSFSDQVVHFKELTKDMPEEKVYSLISDPACPENKVTDAAISEGSPADDSGSQPDTDATIEAKSEVPTRSETPKESEAK; this is encoded by the exons ATGGTAAAGCTTCAGAAGAAGTTTTTCGCGGGTGACAAAGTATTTGCTAAAGTTCGAGGTTATCCACCGTGGCCAGCCAAA GTTGAAAAAGTGATTGATCCGAATTCGAAGAATTCAAAATACAGTGTTTATTTCTATGGCACAGGAGAAAC TGCTGTATGTAAAGTGGAAGAACTGTATACGTACACAGAGAATAAAGCAAAATTTGGTAAACCCCTCAGAAGAAAGTATTTTCATGAAGGTTTGATACAATTAGAACAAGAGcttaaaaatgatagaaacaaAGCAGCAAATCTCAGTGATCTTAAAG AAGCTGGTATTGTGGATGGAACAAGAGGAGGTGATACTGGGACGAATATACCAACAGTTAGTGCTGCAGACAGTGATCTCGAATCTGGATCCCTAGTTATcgatgaagaagagaaaaagaaatctatGAAAAGGAAAACTCTTTCTTCTGCCAATAACCCT GATACACCTGAGGTAAAGAAACGGCGTGGAAAAGCAAAATCTTTATCCGCATCTACGAGCGACACTTCGAAACAGGACACTGGTGCTGACTCTCAAGGAGAGGATTCGCCGAAAGAAGTTGTTAGCCGTAGCGGACGGAAAATTAAACCTAAACGATTCGCTGATTTTTCAAGTTCAGAGGAAACAGATAACATTACAGAAAAGAATG AACATGGAAGGGGTCGCCCTAAAGTTAAGATCGAAGATACCAGTGACCAAGCAACTCCTAGTGCGGTGCATAAAAAGAGAGCTGCTTTGGAAA gtGAAGGACCCATATTGGAAGGTACCGTAGTATCCAGTACCACGTCTTCAGACACGGGGGGACGATTCCTATTGGCATTAACATTCGCTGGTGAATATGTTGGAATTAAGTTGGATATGGATAAGCCAAAGTCTTTCGAGAGTGATAAAGCTCGAGAACAGTGGGAATGGTCTACAGCTAGAAATGCTATGAAACTGAAAGCACAATTGGAAAGTGGTGAAATTTTACCAGAACAAGTAAAAGATTGTTTAGATTTCAATATACACGTTCCAGACGAGGAAAAGCGATTGTTAGCGAAAGATGGAGCTCTTCATCGCAAGACAAATAAATTAAG ATGGCTTCGTATAGAATCGCAACTTTTACAGTTGGATGCTCAAATTAAGTCCAATCTTGGATTGGATCGAGCAAATCCGGATAAGTGTTTGCAAGCAATGGATGACATGTTATCGCTACCAATCGATCCTTTGATGTTGAAAAAACATCCACATATCGTGGAAACCGTCAAAAGG TTGCGACGATATATTGGTAATTTAGCTGATTGGAAATTaaacgaggaggaggag ACTATTTTCAAACAAAAAGCAGAACAAATTAGACAAAAGGCTGAGCATATATACAACAAATTCAAG GCTATGTTTACCATACCCGAAGGTCAATCGTTTTGGCAATCATTTTCGGACCAAGTGGTTCATTTCAAAGAATTGACGAAGGATATGCCCGAAGAAAAAGTATATTCTCTAATATCGGACCCTGCATGTCCAG AAAACAAAGTTACAGATGCAGCCATATCAGAGGGTTCGCCTGCGGATGATAGCGGTAGTCAACCAGATACCGATGCAACTATCGAAGCTAAATCAGAAGTGCCTACAAGGAGCGAGACTCCAAAAGAGTCAGAGGCCAAGTAA